A region from the Canis lupus dingo isolate Sandy chromosome 9, ASM325472v2, whole genome shotgun sequence genome encodes:
- the TMEM141 gene encoding transmembrane protein 141 isoform X1, protein MVNLGLSRVDDTVAAKHPGLEEYAACQSEAFVKGIFTFITGTGAAVGLQMLIQRRFPYPFQWHVLVAVGGYSRAAARGDAVTGSMASYWVTRVESHRCSNLWLFLETGQLPKDGGTDQRS, encoded by the exons ATGGTGAACCTGGGCCTGTCCCGGGTGGACGACACCGTGGCCGCCAAGCACCCG GGTCTGGAGGAGTACGCCGCGTGCCAGTCCGAGGCCTTCGTAAAGGGCATTTTCACCTTTATCACAG GCACAGGTGCAGCCGTCGGCCTGCAGATGCTTATTCAGAGGAGGTTTCCGTACCCCTTCCAGTGGCACGTGCTAGTGGCCGTGGGTGGGTACTCCAGGGCTGCTGCCAGAGGGGATGCAG tcACAGGCTCAATGGCCAGCTACTGGGTGACCCGAGTGGAGTCGCACAGATGCAGCAATCTCTGGCTCTTCCTGGAAACAGGGCAGCTCCCCAAGGACGGGGGCACAG ATCAGCGCAGCTAG
- the TMEM141 gene encoding transmembrane protein 141 isoform X2, translating to MVNLGLSRVDDTVAAKHPGLEEYAACQSEAFVKGIFTFITGTGAAVGLQMLIQRRFPYPFQWHVLVAVVTGSMASYWVTRVESHRCSNLWLFLETGQLPKDGGTDQRS from the exons ATGGTGAACCTGGGCCTGTCCCGGGTGGACGACACCGTGGCCGCCAAGCACCCG GGTCTGGAGGAGTACGCCGCGTGCCAGTCCGAGGCCTTCGTAAAGGGCATTTTCACCTTTATCACAG GCACAGGTGCAGCCGTCGGCCTGCAGATGCTTATTCAGAGGAGGTTTCCGTACCCCTTCCAGTGGCACGTGCTAGTGGCCGTGG tcACAGGCTCAATGGCCAGCTACTGGGTGACCCGAGTGGAGTCGCACAGATGCAGCAATCTCTGGCTCTTCCTGGAAACAGGGCAGCTCCCCAAGGACGGGGGCACAG ATCAGCGCAGCTAG
- the TMEM141 gene encoding transmembrane protein 141 isoform X3: protein MVNLGLSRVDDTVAAKHPGLEEYAACQSEAFVKGIFTFITGTGAAVGLQMLIQRRFPYPFQWHVLVAVGGYSRAAARGDAGQLPKDGGTDQRS, encoded by the exons ATGGTGAACCTGGGCCTGTCCCGGGTGGACGACACCGTGGCCGCCAAGCACCCG GGTCTGGAGGAGTACGCCGCGTGCCAGTCCGAGGCCTTCGTAAAGGGCATTTTCACCTTTATCACAG GCACAGGTGCAGCCGTCGGCCTGCAGATGCTTATTCAGAGGAGGTTTCCGTACCCCTTCCAGTGGCACGTGCTAGTGGCCGTGGGTGGGTACTCCAGGGCTGCTGCCAGAGGGGATGCAG GGCAGCTCCCCAAGGACGGGGGCACAG ATCAGCGCAGCTAG